Proteins encoded together in one Leptospira semungkisensis window:
- a CDS encoding DedA family protein: MDLVNIADLVNFFSRFGHEFAYLAVFFTLLLCGFGLPIPEDISLVSGGVLAGLGYANEHVMFAVGMAGVLAGDGSVFLLGRIFGEKVLKLPFVAKYLTPERFSKVQERFSQYGNWVVFMARFMPGLRMPIYLTAGTSDRISFFRFVLLDAFAAAISVPIWVYLGNYGARNLDQLKNWVHQGQITVFVILGSLVVVLVAFVYLRKKRSKNS, encoded by the coding sequence ATGGATCTAGTCAATATTGCGGATTTAGTAAATTTCTTTTCCCGGTTCGGTCATGAGTTCGCCTATCTCGCGGTCTTTTTTACCCTACTTCTTTGCGGCTTCGGACTTCCTATTCCAGAAGATATTTCCTTGGTTTCCGGAGGCGTTTTAGCCGGACTCGGTTATGCGAACGAACATGTAATGTTCGCTGTGGGAATGGCTGGAGTACTCGCAGGAGACGGTTCTGTATTCTTGTTAGGCAGGATCTTCGGAGAAAAAGTACTCAAGCTTCCATTCGTAGCAAAATATTTAACTCCCGAACGATTCTCCAAGGTCCAAGAAAGATTTTCCCAATATGGCAACTGGGTCGTGTTTATGGCTCGCTTCATGCCTGGGCTTCGCATGCCTATTTATCTTACTGCGGGCACTTCGGATCGGATCTCATTCTTCCGTTTTGTACTATTAGATGCATTTGCTGCTGCTATCTCTGTTCCAATTTGGGTGTACCTTGGCAATTACGGGGCAAGAAATTTGGACCAACTAAAGAACTGGGTCCACCAAGGACAAATTACTGTATTCGTAATCCTAGGATCTCTTGTTGTCGTGCTAGTTGCCTTTGTATATCTGCGTAAGAAACGTTCGAAAAACTCTTAG
- a CDS encoding HNH endonuclease, translated as MDVLAQPVLVLNATYVPVAIRTVKDAIVLLILKKAELIKDEQELYIRSEKLRFTAPRIILLTDYYKVPKRKHKLSRENIFLRDNHECVYCRRKLPSSKLTLDHVIPKSRWEEIPKERKPRDYHTWENLVTACRDCNTKKGNKLLQELKWEIPENRSTNKRRFSQFSVSDQLVEKFGWADYILR; from the coding sequence ATGGACGTCCTTGCCCAGCCTGTGTTGGTGCTGAACGCGACCTATGTTCCGGTGGCGATTCGAACGGTCAAAGACGCCATCGTTCTTCTCATCTTGAAGAAAGCGGAACTCATCAAGGATGAGCAGGAACTCTATATTCGTTCCGAAAAACTCCGTTTCACTGCTCCCCGAATCATTTTACTTACAGACTATTACAAGGTGCCTAAGAGAAAGCATAAGCTTTCTCGGGAGAATATATTTCTCCGGGACAACCACGAATGCGTGTACTGTAGACGTAAACTTCCGTCTTCCAAACTAACTCTGGATCATGTAATTCCAAAGAGCCGTTGGGAAGAAATTCCTAAAGAAAGAAAACCAAGAGATTACCATACTTGGGAGAATCTGGTCACTGCCTGTAGAGACTGCAATACCAAGAAAGGCAACAAACTGCTGCAGGAGCTCAAATGGGAGATCCCGGAAAATAGATCGACAAACAAGAGACGTTTTTCACAGTTTTCCGTATCCGACCAATTGGTTGAAAAATTCGGCTGGGCGGATTACATTCTAAGATAA
- a CDS encoding LIC11661 family lipoprotein, with protein sequence MNFFLPERSIGLFQIFSILLLILSCNNYSSNRIITNPPTIIEVSPIATGYELRLRAGNPEAFFGGYTLYVGATSDASRNPSDFASGFPCQKPLALIPNQPIEYSIEVSPTAGPLAVPGAGENQKRVCKIVATLSSGQYITLRSSVISLDLNTATRDVYVFSMPSNTMKVP encoded by the coding sequence ATGAACTTTTTTTTACCGGAAAGAAGCATAGGCCTCTTTCAAATTTTTTCCATTCTTCTTCTAATTCTATCCTGCAATAATTATTCTTCGAATAGGATTATTACCAATCCCCCTACGATCATAGAAGTGTCTCCGATCGCAACGGGCTATGAGCTTCGATTGAGAGCAGGAAACCCGGAAGCATTCTTTGGCGGATACACATTGTATGTGGGTGCCACTTCAGATGCCTCCCGAAATCCCTCCGATTTCGCAAGCGGCTTTCCTTGCCAAAAACCATTGGCATTGATCCCGAATCAGCCAATCGAATATTCGATAGAAGTGAGTCCCACTGCAGGACCCTTAGCAGTACCTGGCGCCGGGGAAAATCAAAAACGAGTCTGTAAGATTGTGGCAACCTTGAGTTCTGGGCAATATATCACTCTTAGATCTTCTGTAATTAGCTTGGATCTAAACACAGCAACAAGAGACGTTTACGTCTTCTCCATGCCTTCGAATACGATGAAGGTGCCTTAG
- a CDS encoding molecular chaperone DnaJ, translated as MEDGDLLSRALDFYGLPRKFDADLVRTRFRELSRKYHPDSGEYETDYLFKELVQLRDVLLSSLEKETSSSSYKGGEDKEGFSFYKSAKQRAAEALEKYFQFTEGNPVFLKSEDNPALIKLREELDSARKELNEFLGSFPQSIWKDDVEKTLKKLSVWFKD; from the coding sequence TTGGAAGACGGGGACCTGTTAAGCCGGGCCCTGGACTTTTACGGACTTCCTAGAAAATTCGACGCCGATCTAGTTCGCACTCGATTCAGAGAGCTGTCCCGAAAATACCATCCAGATTCGGGTGAATATGAAACTGATTACCTCTTTAAAGAACTAGTACAGCTTAGAGATGTACTTCTTTCTTCTCTGGAAAAGGAGACTTCGTCTTCTTCTTATAAAGGCGGAGAAGATAAGGAAGGATTTTCTTTTTATAAGTCAGCGAAGCAAAGAGCAGCCGAGGCTCTCGAAAAATATTTTCAGTTCACAGAAGGAAATCCAGTCTTTCTAAAAAGCGAGGATAATCCAGCTCTCATAAAACTAAGAGAAGAACTAGACTCCGCTCGCAAAGAACTGAATGAATTCTTGGGCTCTTTTCCCCAAAGCATTTGGAAAGACGATGTGGAGAAGACTCTTAAGAAACTTTCGGTTTGGTTTAAGGACTAA
- the fliS gene encoding flagellar export chaperone FliS: MSLARKSTASVEQYKSNEISTVSQGKLIVMLYEGAIRFLNVAIENNTPRKYDVVNNHILKAQEIITELMLALNMENGGEVANNLLGIYVYIKKRLLEANMKKDTEILQEIIKYLEDLKLAWEEIEKKEKASSVVPMPSPASRGTGLSLQG, encoded by the coding sequence ATGTCACTTGCCAGAAAATCGACGGCTTCGGTCGAACAGTACAAATCCAATGAAATTTCTACTGTAAGTCAGGGAAAGCTCATCGTAATGCTATATGAGGGAGCCATTCGCTTCTTAAACGTAGCCATCGAGAACAATACACCCCGCAAGTACGACGTGGTGAACAATCATATTCTCAAAGCTCAAGAAATCATCACTGAGCTCATGCTGGCCTTGAACATGGAAAATGGGGGAGAGGTCGCAAATAATCTGCTCGGAATTTATGTTTATATCAAAAAGCGGCTACTCGAAGCAAATATGAAGAAGGATACTGAGATCCTACAAGAGATCATCAAGTATCTAGAAGATCTTAAACTTGCTTGGGAAGAAATTGAGAAGAAGGAAAAAGCTTCCTCAGTGGTTCCTATGCCTAGCCCGGCCTCCAGAGGCACTGGACTTTCCTTACAAGGTTAA
- the purN gene encoding phosphoribosylglycinamide formyltransferase has product MASLFPKTRKKLVFLASGRGSNFEAVLKSLQKGKIKAIPAFLVTDNPEAQAIQIASKSKIHVRVIDFKSFPKKEDYHKELLRILTEIGPDLIVACGYMRILKPEIIRAFPNRIINIHPSLLPSFTGLNAQKQALEYGVKVTGCTAHFVDEGVDSGPIILQGTVKIEEKMTERELTLAILKEEHKILPIAVGLFCDDRLSIKDRKVSIL; this is encoded by the coding sequence TTGGCAAGTCTGTTTCCCAAAACCAGAAAAAAGCTTGTTTTTTTAGCTTCGGGCCGAGGGAGCAATTTCGAAGCAGTCCTGAAGTCCCTCCAAAAAGGAAAAATCAAGGCGATCCCCGCTTTTTTGGTGACCGATAACCCGGAGGCTCAAGCAATCCAAATCGCCTCCAAATCCAAGATCCATGTCCGAGTCATCGACTTCAAATCCTTCCCCAAGAAAGAAGACTATCATAAAGAACTCTTGAGAATCCTTACCGAAATCGGTCCGGATCTAATTGTAGCCTGCGGTTACATGAGGATCCTAAAGCCAGAGATCATACGCGCCTTCCCGAATCGGATCATCAATATCCATCCTTCTCTTCTTCCCTCCTTTACTGGGTTGAATGCGCAAAAGCAGGCCCTCGAGTATGGGGTTAAGGTCACTGGTTGCACGGCTCACTTCGTGGACGAGGGAGTGGACTCCGGCCCGATCATTCTGCAAGGAACGGTGAAAATCGAGGAGAAGATGACGGAAAGAGAATTGACTCTTGCCATTCTCAAAGAGGAACATAAAATCCTGCCCATCGCAGTAGGACTTTTTTGCGATGATCGGCTCTCCATAAAAGACAGGAAGGTCTCAATCCTCTAG
- the purH gene encoding bifunctional phosphoribosylaminoimidazolecarboxamide formyltransferase/IMP cyclohydrolase has protein sequence MIKITRALISVSDKTGLIGFAKYLESKGVEIISTGGTLKTLKDNGIKAIAIDDYTGFPEILDGRVKTLHPKVHGGLLGVTSNPEHKKKMEELKIPKIDLVVVNLYPFVQTVSKPGVQLDEAIENIDIGGPSMIRSASKNYRHTVVVTDPNDYKTVEESMKMNEGSVDADTSFLLMRKAFSHTALYDTAISSWFNKLAGEKFPDILNLSFTKKQKLRYGENPHQNAAFYEPLFTKSEFSPLQGKELSFNNMLDFDAAFHISALLPNNTVCIIKHLNPCGIAYADDTLEAFRLAKRTDPISAFGGIIGIKGTVTGELAVLIGETFVEGVIAQKFEPAALEYFSKKPNVRLIEIENFQEALDEMDLRPIHHGMLLQDRDYATITEKDLKIVSKKQPTEEDIRGLMFAWSTVKFIKSNAIVYTEENATLGIGAGQMSRVDSVQLGATKALNVGLSVVGSYVASDAFFPFRDGIDAIAKVGAKAIIQPGGSIRDEEVIKAADEHGLIMVFTGMRHFRH, from the coding sequence ATGATCAAAATCACCCGCGCCCTCATTTCAGTTAGCGATAAAACAGGTCTCATCGGCTTCGCCAAGTATCTGGAATCCAAAGGTGTGGAAATCATTTCCACCGGCGGAACTCTCAAGACTCTCAAAGACAACGGAATCAAAGCGATTGCGATCGACGATTATACCGGATTTCCGGAGATCCTCGACGGAAGAGTAAAAACTCTCCACCCCAAAGTCCACGGCGGACTCTTAGGTGTTACTTCCAATCCGGAACATAAAAAGAAGATGGAAGAGCTAAAGATCCCTAAGATCGATCTAGTGGTTGTGAATCTCTATCCATTCGTTCAGACAGTTTCCAAACCTGGTGTGCAATTGGACGAGGCAATCGAGAATATCGATATAGGCGGACCTTCCATGATCCGTTCTGCCTCTAAGAACTACAGACATACTGTAGTGGTGACCGATCCTAACGACTACAAGACTGTCGAAGAATCCATGAAGATGAACGAAGGATCTGTGGATGCCGACACTTCCTTCCTTCTTATGAGAAAAGCTTTCTCTCACACTGCACTTTATGATACTGCAATCTCCTCTTGGTTCAATAAGTTAGCCGGAGAAAAATTCCCGGATATCCTAAACCTTTCTTTTACCAAGAAGCAAAAGCTTCGCTACGGAGAAAACCCTCATCAGAATGCAGCTTTCTATGAGCCTCTTTTCACCAAGAGCGAGTTCTCTCCTCTCCAAGGAAAAGAATTATCTTTTAATAATATGTTGGATTTTGATGCGGCATTCCATATTTCTGCTCTTCTTCCAAACAATACAGTTTGCATTATCAAACACTTGAATCCTTGCGGAATTGCATACGCGGACGATACTTTAGAGGCATTCCGCTTAGCAAAGAGAACCGATCCTATTTCTGCATTCGGCGGGATCATAGGAATCAAGGGAACGGTAACCGGTGAACTTGCAGTTCTAATCGGAGAGACTTTCGTAGAAGGTGTTATCGCACAAAAATTCGAGCCTGCCGCTCTGGAATATTTCTCTAAGAAACCGAATGTTCGTTTGATAGAGATCGAAAATTTCCAAGAGGCATTGGACGAAATGGATCTAAGACCGATCCATCATGGAATGCTTCTCCAAGATCGTGACTATGCTACGATTACTGAAAAAGACCTGAAAATAGTTTCCAAGAAGCAACCTACAGAAGAAGATATTCGTGGTCTCATGTTTGCTTGGTCTACTGTGAAGTTTATCAAGTCTAACGCAATCGTCTATACAGAAGAAAACGCGACTCTCGGGATTGGAGCTGGACAAATGTCTAGAGTGGATTCTGTCCAGTTAGGCGCGACCAAGGCTCTGAATGTTGGATTGTCAGTCGTCGGTTCCTATGTTGCGAGTGACGCGTTCTTCCCTTTTAGAGACGGGATAGATGCGATCGCCAAGGTAGGAGCAAAAGCAATCATCCAACCAGGCGGTTCCATTCGGGATGAAGAAGTTATCAAGGCAGCGGACGAGCACGGCCTGATCATGGTATTTACTGGCATGAGGCATTTTAGACACTGA
- the fsa gene encoding fructose-6-phosphate aldolase — translation MELYLDTANVDEIKEIASYGLLDGVTTNPSLIAKSGRSFKEVIKEICAIVPGPVSAEVIATKHEDMLKEADELVQIAPNVVIKVPLIPEGLKTVVKLTEKGIPTNVTLCFSAPQALLAAKAGATYISPFIGRVDDTSWDGMELISEIREIYDNYGFETKILAASIRGPIHLKESALRGADCATMPISAYQQLFKHPLTDIGLEKFLEDAKKLKW, via the coding sequence GTGGAATTATATTTGGACACAGCCAATGTGGACGAGATCAAAGAGATCGCGTCCTACGGACTTTTGGACGGAGTTACTACCAACCCTTCTCTTATCGCTAAATCCGGTCGCAGTTTCAAAGAAGTCATCAAAGAGATCTGCGCGATCGTTCCCGGCCCTGTGAGCGCCGAGGTAATCGCTACCAAACATGAAGACATGTTGAAAGAAGCAGATGAGCTAGTGCAAATCGCTCCGAACGTAGTAATCAAAGTTCCTCTGATCCCAGAAGGACTGAAGACTGTAGTCAAGCTTACAGAGAAAGGAATTCCAACGAATGTTACTCTTTGCTTCTCTGCTCCGCAAGCTTTACTCGCTGCAAAAGCGGGAGCTACTTACATTTCTCCGTTCATTGGACGTGTAGATGATACTTCTTGGGATGGAATGGAACTGATCTCTGAGATCAGAGAGATCTATGATAATTATGGATTCGAGACCAAGATCCTAGCTGCCTCTATCCGCGGGCCGATACATCTAAAAGAATCCGCGCTCAGAGGAGCAGATTGCGCGACCATGCCAATCTCCGCTTACCAGCAGCTATTCAAGCATCCTCTTACCGATATCGGTTTAGAGAAATTCTTAGAAGATGCTAAGAAATTAAAATGGTGA
- a CDS encoding PaaI family thioesterase, with product MSVQISDWEVHFRALEKMYKSAPVNQFFLPELSIPQKGEAIVTIQIREDFFHAAGATHGAVYFKAADDAAFFAANSVVKDSFVLTSNFFLNLLRPIKSGTMTAKGRVVQNAANLIIAESFLFDDRGREIGRGNGSFAKTKLFLSKEMGYDPDLKRKA from the coding sequence ATGTCTGTGCAAATTTCAGATTGGGAAGTTCATTTTCGCGCTTTGGAAAAGATGTACAAAAGCGCTCCTGTGAATCAGTTTTTTTTGCCCGAATTGTCTATCCCACAAAAAGGAGAGGCGATCGTTACTATTCAAATCAGAGAAGATTTCTTTCATGCAGCAGGAGCTACTCATGGAGCAGTTTATTTTAAGGCGGCCGATGATGCGGCCTTCTTTGCTGCTAATTCCGTAGTGAAAGATAGTTTCGTATTAACTTCTAATTTCTTTTTGAATCTACTCCGACCGATTAAGTCAGGGACTATGACTGCAAAAGGAAGAGTAGTACAGAATGCGGCAAATCTGATCATCGCAGAGAGTTTTCTGTTTGATGATCGAGGCCGAGAGATCGGTAGAGGCAACGGCAGTTTTGCAAAGACAAAGCTCTTTCTTTCCAAAGAGATGGGATACGATCCCGATCTAAAAAGAAAGGCCTAG